attttaagtACTTCCACAGGCAGTAAACACGATAAAGTGTGTTGCATGAATAAAAAGTCTTTTTGACCCATTGTAAGTTTTTAAGGTTGCAATATAACAGAAAACTCGTTGAAATTCTTAAATCTCGTGtgacataaatattataatagttCAAGGGAAATTAggtttgaaaaattgttttataatattaatagtattttatattttacaatagtaaaaaaatacCATCTTGATTTATttcaatatcattttaaaatatttaacaaaaaaatataaaacacaaatGAATAATAGATAGCACAAGTAGTGCTTTCCATcgtttaacaataaaaaataaaaaggttttaaattatatactatCTATGAGGTAAAATTTACAcatctatttattattaatttactgAAAAAATGTAGTTTCAAATTGCAAAATAAAGTAGAAttcattaaaagataaatttgacTATTATGCATCAATTATATTCTGTGAACAGTTCTTCGTTTTTTTTGCAAGTACTTTGGAATGTTAACGACAATGATCTAATAATTCATAAGTAAATATTCAACCATCTGGAGAATTAGTTTTTTTGTTGAAGGAATGACCAAAATTAGATGGTATTGTTTATTTTCTACGTCAATGCAGGTCATCTTTCCGCCAAAATGAAACAGCGCTTCAAAAGAATATGCAACCCAAGAATCCATAGTAAAAGATCAACTTCAGTTTTTTCTAACTATCTTCATTCCCGTTGCTTATATATACAGTCAAATGTGATGTGATTGACaaagaaacattaaaaaacaGCGTCAGGGGTTGGAAAAATGAACCACTCTGAGGAAAACAATGATGTTGATGTTGCTGCTGCCGCTGCTAGACAGAAGAAAATTGACGATTGGCTTCCGGTGACTGCTTCACGAAATGCGAAATGGTGGTATTCAACTTTCCACAATCTCACAGCCATGGTTGGTGCAGGTGTTCTCACCCTTCCCTTTGCCATGTCAAACATGGGCTGGTATACCTCCATAACACAAGAAACATAGCCCGAGACAACGTTATATATATGCAAGAGtgtttaatgtttattaattgaacatgtttgtgtttctAATAATAGGGGTCCTGGAGCTACCGTGCTTTTGTTGTCATGGATCATCACCCTTTATACGCTGTGGCAAATGGTGGAGATGCACGAAATGGTGCCTGGGAAGAGATTCGATAGGTACCATGAATTGGGTCGGCATGCCTTTGGAGACAAGTTGGGTCTCTGGATTGTGATTCCTCAACAGATCATTGTCGAAGTTGGAACATGCATCGTTTATACAATCACTGGGGCCAAGTCATTGAAGAAAGTTCATGATACCATTTGCCCTGATTGCAGAGATATTAGAACCTCTTACTGGATTGTTATCTTTGCTTCTGTCAACTTCGTTCTCGCACAATTAATGCCCCAACTTCAACTCCATCTCTGCTATTTCTTTCGGTGCAGCTGCCATGTCTTTGATGTAATTCatgttaaaaagttaattttaaatctaactcaacctTAAAAACCAGATTATAAGACGTGTTTCTTCAATTTAATCAGGTACTCAACCATCTCTTGGTGTGCTTCTATAGCCAAGGGTGTTGAACCAGATGTGAATTATGGTCTCCGAGCCACCAATTCCACTGATGCAGTGTTCAACTTTCTTTCTGCATTGGGCGATGTAGCATTTGCCTACGCAGGCCACAACGTGGTTTTGGAAATTCAAGCAACCATGCCTTCAACCCCAGAGACACCTTCCAAGAAACCCATGTGGAGAGGAGTTATTTTGGCATACATAGGAGTTGCATTCTGCTATTTACCAGTTGCTTTCATTGGATACTATGTCTTTGGAAACTCGGTTGATGATAATATCCTCATCACACTAGAACGCCCTTCTTGGCTCATTGCCACCGCTAACTTGTTTGTCTTTGCTCACGTTGTTGGAGGCTAGCAAGTGAGCTTCAATTTCTCTAATTATTCTTTACTCGTTTTTCCATTGATGATTTTCAacgtcgactagagataagatcaatttatgatatataaaatGAGTACAAACTTTATCTTATAAATCTGTTTTGTGAGATTGAATTAGATCTAAAATAcatttcttaacatgatatcataCCTATAATTAGAACTTGTTATAGcgatatttattgtttgttgaacATATTGTTCTACTCCTTATCGGATCGTTATTGGATTATCTAATTAATGTCTAGTTAAAGacgaatttataatatataaaattaatacaaaccTTACTTCTAAAATGAGTTGCGAAATGATAATTATTGGTGTcgaataattttttcaatattatcaGTTTGTAGTTGTAACTGTTACGTAAACATATATGCAACAGGTGTTTGCCATGCCGGTGTTTGATATGATCGAAACCTACATGGTTACGAAGTTGAATTTTCCACCTTCTGCTGTTCTACGAGTAACAACTCGAAGTGTATATGTTGGTATGTGATCAGTGACTACATTGGTTGGTAGATATGGCTTATATGATTGGTTTTATGTATTATCTTTgttttgatattgttttttcAGCATTGACTACGCTGGTTGCCATATGTATCCCTTTCTTTGGCTCTCTTCTTGGATTTCTTGGAGGCTTTGCCTCTGCTCCAACTTCATTTTTTGTAAGtagaaatcataattttcttattttttaacttttaaaaatagttattgaATACTGATAATCTGTCATGCTAAATTTTGTGCCTGTTATGCTTCTTGTAGTTGCCCTGTATCATATGGCTCAAGCTCATTAAGCCCAAGAGATATGGCTTGTCTTGGACAATCAACTGGGtatgttaattaataattatcacTTTGGTATGCTTTTAATTTAGGATAATGACActatgttaacaatttttttttacaacattttcatacataAAACGTATCCTTTTATTATTAGATTTAGAATACGTCagtataataacaaataaaccaataaaaataataatctgtatactgtattaaaatattattaaaaaatatgtgtaAGATATTTTTTTCGTTTAATCTATCTACTGTATTGCTCTTGCTTTaactacttttctttttcatttcagaTCTGCATTGTTCTTGGGGTATTGTTGATGATACTATCTCCTATTGCTGCTAtgagaaatattattatgtcaGCCAAAGACTATAAGTTTTTCTCATGACTATTAATCTGATTTTAAAGTTGATGTGGATGAAACTAAACGACAAGGATGAAACTAAACGACAACAAAGAATTACACTCCTGCACTGTACATGGAATATACATTGAGTTTTTAGGATttgcaaaagaaatatataagcATATCCCAGCATCTTATATGTgtaaattatttgttaattaaggtttaattaagttttaactCTCATTTTACATTAGccgtaattttattttattaactataaCCGGATATATAAACATTATGATGGGATAAGATATCATCAatcataattgaaaaatataagaattttaaatatttaaaagacgagaaaattattaaaaaattatttaaaaatactcaaatttatgaaatagttacaaattatttaaaattttaattagtggaaaaaaatattttacatttcactttattaacttttttatgaaCAACGgtcaaatttatataaaagaacttAAATCAATGATTGAGATACACTTCTAAtttctaatgttttttttatcagtcATTTTAATTTCCAATGTACTCCACTCCTGCTTTCATGTGATTTAAAATCAATGAATAATcaagtaaaaattatttgactTCTAATGTTTTAATGcaatcataataaattaatattattttttgataaaaataataaatatagtgaatttaagttaattagatcgtttaattttatattaaaatttaataactaaaaatatatttaacttattattaaattttttttaatttattaaataatttattttaactttttctgattttttatttttaacttattatatatatttaatttttttaaaaatcatttaacatttatatcattacttttttatgatttttaattgcTATCTTCCATTACAATTATTAAAGGTGAGATTGACcgaaaataaacattaatttaaagaaatcaTAACATGTATTCTTCCAAACTGTCTagataagaataaaatatttctattaagaataaaaaattataaaaaacatgcattaatttttaaaatttctgcTTGTCACCTAAATACGATGTTCAATCAAATTTCCTTCTGTTAAAATTTTTCACAccttttttcctcttttttccGACAGTTTTTGAGAATGCTTATTTATGATAGTAATTGTCAGttgaaattatatatgtttgattttcttaagtaaagtttaatatttattatcttttttaatgaaaaacttTAATTCTGAAAATTAGTCTGTTTTATTCGGAGTGACATTTTATAATCCGTGACAAAGCCGCGCTATTCGTCCGTGTTACACGGGCGTTATGAAGGGCATAATCggaataaaataaagacaatcTTTATATACTTAACCGGCAAAGTTCCCGCCATATTTCTCTTACTTCTAAAGTGAGAGAAACCCTAGAGAGAAAGAGCGCAATGGAGGAAGAAATCAAATCCGAATTCAAAAGCAGCGGTTTCGACGTCGAAGACGAACAAGAAATTCTCAGAAAATGTAAGCGATTCTTCGATTTTTCTAGTGTTCATGTGCAAAAGTTTATCGGTTAATCTTCTGAGATGCGTAGGTGTCACTTTCTGCACCAACTACAGTTTCACTCCTTCTGAACTCGTCTCAAGCTGGGAAGTTTATTACCTCAATAGGTTTGCGTCTTCTTCTGCTGTTTTCATTTAgtattttaactaattattatttattccgTCGTAGTTTATTGATTGTTTAGTCTACAAGAAGGTGTACTCTGTTATCCACGTTAGGTTGCTAAACGGAAACTATGATGCATCGTTTTGTTTGATATGAAATAAACCTTTTAAAGAAAAGGTGTATTGCTCGAAACACTTCTGTTCCtcttatgaaaaaatataaaagtacaaattgaaaaaaaaaaaaacatcggAGTTAGTTCATTCCATTTTATGAGAGGAAATGTTGATTTAACGTTTTGGTTCGGAAATAGGTGTTTTGGTTTGTTAGGTATTTCGTAGTTTGAGATGTGCATTACAAAGAACTGCGTTAAGTCATGTGCTCTAactcagatttttttttcttttttaatttgagtttctcaatgttttaataattttaggtGTTGATTTAATGATTCGGTCTGGAAGATAGGCGTCGTTTGGTAGATAGTTTACAGTTTGAATTTAGTTGGTTGTTTTTGACAGACAGCTGAATGAACCAGTTGTAGAGAGTGCCGAAATTGATGGCTTTCTGTTGCAGCTGCAAAATGAGAAGAAAGAGGACAGtgtaaaagaaagggaagaaggtGGCTTGCATATGTACTCTATCGGAGATGTAGAAATGTAAGCATCTCCTACGATTTTGTATTGATGTCCATGGTTTTTTGGTGCTTTGTGCTTGAATTGTTTCTATTGGTCTGCCTAAGTGTCTTAACGATTAAATCAAGGGCAATTTTATTGCCAAACAAGAAATTCCAAGCTCGGTGAAATGAAAAAGTgcacataaataaaaaaagataattatgtACCTCCATTAATATGTATTTATGAGGTGCTTCTCACTTGATTTTTAGTgacttttgattttttaaaatttaatttgattattattgaAGTTCAAGATAAGTGATTCATGTTTGAAACTATTGTCTCAAAAGCAAGATTGTGGTAAGATTCAGtgtaaaattttcaactaaacTCAAGCCACATATAGTTACCTTTTCTCTTACTTACTTTTTAAGGCATAATCACGATGTGATTTCTTTTTACAGGTCAAACGTCTATGATTGATTCTCTCTAAACCTTCCCAACCTATTTTCAAGCATACTATAAATGGTGTTTGAATTTGCCTTCCTGTATATCACATCATAATTGCAGACGAAAATGATCTTTTGACCTCATATTTTCAAACTTCAATTTGTTGTCAACCAGCTTCCCTTTTTCCTTGGAATTGtgtttgatattttctctaccttctttttaatataaaggCACATGCGTTTTGGGATATAATACCATGTACACTGGTTCAATTGGTGTTTGTTTTTCTCTATATCCTGTATGGTTATGTAATAGTTGACGAGGCTGGAAATATAATACCATGTACACTGGTTCAATTAGTGTTTGTTTTTCTCTATATCCTGTATGGTTATGTAATAGTTGACGAGGTTGGAAGAACTGCTTGATGTTAgttaagaaatcattttatgcAGGCACttaaataatgatgatgatacaAAGGACGATACTCCTGGAACTCCAATAAATCACCATCATGATCTTTTATCTCCTTCAACTGATCCAATATCTTTAATGTATGAGAATGTTTTATCTTCTGGGAAAGCATCAAAATCAAAACTAATAACACCCTTTTCAAAGCGAACAGATAGGTTTTCAGTGAAATTTAGCATCAACACTCTCCCTAGTGTAGAGAATGGGAAGCAGGAACCTCATCACGAGTATACCGagaatgatgaagatgatgttgtCAGAAGAGTTCCACAACGTGAAAGGTGTTCATTGGTCATTCATGGATCAGGACTCAAACCGTGTTGTAAATTCATGTATGATAGAATGGAGGATAGGGTATGTGATGTATAGTATGACTCCTAACTAAATCATTACCATTTTACactatttctttttttgaagtctgattatttttatttagcttAATGCAATAGAAAACCGAATTAGAAAACATACAAGGGCATTTGTAGCTTCTGGTCTCTATGAAGAACCAACAGACCCCACATCTGCTTCACAGGTAAATATAATACTTCCCTTTCTGTCCCATGCACACTGAAATTTGAAGGCAAAATTATGTTTTGTCATGACCAACATTTTGAAGCaccaaaatttaattatgactCTTGGATAACAAGATTGTTacgatttttttcttttcttaactTGGGCATCAGATTTGATAATCTGATCTGTGACTGCATTGAACGATCTTTGAATGTGTGTAGATTGTCTAATAATTtgaattcatattatttatcaGAGGAGCATTTTTGCTGTTGGCATGATTTGTTGTGATGCCGAAGGACGTTTAAATGAGAAGTCAGTCATGCTGCAGAGCAGGTAATAGTCTCCATGTGCCATCAATACACATGTATCTGTGATCTCATCCGAGTATCAGACTGATATGTCTGTTTGCCGGTGTGTTGGATTTCTTTTATAAACATGTAACGAACATTCACAATAACAAAGTCAGACTATTCAACTTGACTAGAGCTTTTGCTAATGAGTGGAATGCTGTGATACAATTCTTAACAATTTGTGACCCATTATTTATTTAGGGAAATAATGGGAGATTTTAGGTTAAATCCTATATGGCATTGACTGTTTAAGGGCGACATTACATTATAGTTTtgtcttttcaattatatctatCATACATGGGTCTGTTTTCTAATAACTTGGCAGTATTGAGCATTCTGGAGGGGAATGTGTTCGCCTTGACTTGCAACGTTTAAACCATTATTCAATTTTTCCTGGCCAGGTTAGTAATGTAAATTTGATGGGTTAAAACCCTGGTTTTAAATGTGTAAATATAGCATATTTACAGGTTATAAATGGAAGATTTATGTTGATAGGTAGTTGGTATTGGAGGACATAATCCTAGTGGGCATTGCTTTATTGCATCTAAATTGGTGGATTCTATACCTATAATATCTGTTGCTGATGAGAATTTGAATCCTCTGAAGAAGCAAGCTATTGATAAGGAGAGTCAGTCTACTGATACGATTTATAAACAGAGAGAGTTATCGATGGTTTGTATAATGCATCTCCTTTATATTGTGCTATAGATTTCATTTTGATGAATTGtcagaatattttttaacttttgctTTTACAGTTTTAACAATGACATTTTTTCTAAGGAATGGTCATAACTCATACGGCATTCATGTGGCACATGTAATATTGTATCCATTCCTACAAGTGACAGTTGAGATATagattttgaaagaaattacAGTCTCAAATACTCTTGCTTGAGATACATCTTGCATTTCTGGTAGTATTTTATCATTTACGGTTGCTTGTGGTGCTTAACAGATTATTGCCGCTGGTCCCTTTACTACGACAGACAATTTATTGTTTGAGCCTCTTACAGAACTGCTGCAATATGCAAAACGAAGACCACCACAGTTGCTTGTATTGGTAAACACCTCCTATACTGCAATCCgcatatttttatcataattgttttattttgccTTTGACAATATGTGCTAGATCCTTTAAGCATGAAAACTTGGTGATGTTGACAAGTGGGTTTTGTCTCAGCTGGGACCATTTGTGGATTCTGAGCTCCCAGATATTAAGAAAGGAACCGTAGACAGGAgttttgatgaaatatttcattctGAAATCGTGAGGAAGGTAATTTAGAGGAAATGAtcttttttggatttttttttcatttttcttactcCTGTGGGTTACTTGCCATTTCCAGTTGGAAGATTATGTAGAGCGCGTGGGTTCTGGAACACGTGTTCTTCTTGTTCCATCTATACGGGATGCTAACCATGATTTTGTGTTTCCTCAGGTATTTGATTAATTGGACCAATTAGGATGTAAAGATTTTTGTTTCTCTTAGTGTATTGCTTAACCGgatctgaaatattatttaataatttgtttttgtagcCCGCACTGGAAATCAATTTATCTGATTTCAAATCTCAGGTATGATCATTACATAAAAAGAAACGGCATAATGATTTTAAACACTTAAGAATTAAACTTCAGAACTGTTCCTTGAACTAGCAGAATATCGTTCAGCAATGGTTCAGTTTGGCTATGATgcttacataattatttttttcagatAGTCAGTCTCGCTAATCCTGGAATCTTTGAGGCAAATGAGGTATTGTATCGGGGTCTCATTTTCGACTTACCCTTGTTGCTTTCTCAAGTTCTGTAATATACGTCATGGATTTTGTGTAAATGAAACCTTTACTTTAAGATTCAGTGACTTCTGGTTTCAACCTTGTGTTACATATATGTTCAAGAAAGATCTTGTAGGTTTTTTGTTGCCAGTTgctgattttcttttaaacttaaacaaaaaaGTTAAGTCACAGGTTGAGCAAGTGAGAgattattgatcaagaattgGCTTTCAGGTTAAGGTTGGTTGCTGCACCGTGGATGTTCTCAAGCAAATCAGCGGAGAAGAGATATCACGAACTGCAGCAGATGGAAAACCAATTGATCGTATGAGTAGACTTACAAACCATATCCTCAACCAACAAAGGTAATACTTTTTATATCTTGTGATTTATTTTGGTTGATGTTGGGTTCAGGAAATATCAGAAACAACTAATGCCCTTCAATTTTTGAGTCAGCTTCTATCCACTTTACCCACCCGCAGAAAGTGTCCCCTTGGACTTTTCGCTTGCTCCAGAAGCCCTTAAACTTTCATTGGTTCCGGACGTACTTATCCTACCTTCAGACATCAAGCACTTTGTCAAGGTAAAAAAAAGTCTTCACCTCATTAGATGTTTCAGTTTCATCAAACCCCAAATAAGCCGGTAGTTTTGGTTActatttaatgataaaaagttCAGAAATAAACTCTCCACCCTGCAGGTACTTAGCAGCGAAAGTGAAGGCATAAATAACACGAAATGCATAGCTGTCAATCCGGGTAGACTAGCCAAGGGAGAAGGAGGGGGAACTTTTGTCGAGCTTCATTATGGTGGGGGTTCCAATCTAATTAACGCTTCAATTGTTGGcatatgatgatgaagattcgtTTTGTTAAGGTAACCACTGAATTAACCTGCATGACGTTAGTTATTTTGTTGAATCGAAACAGTAAAAATGTGTCCTCTACAAACCACACCGGCCAGACCACCCGTTTAATTAATCAATacattaatcatatttattactttagaaaattttatttttttgtatgtaCACTAATCATATTTCACTTGTCATTTTACaagatatatattatattatattcagTTTTATgctacaattttaataatttaattagggAATCTAGTTGTGCACcttgtaaatttatttgtctTTAGATTATAATGTCTTAAAACGAGGAACACAATTTGAATTACCTTCGTTATAAAAATTAAGCAATAAAGTTTAGGTGTTTTTTTTACACAATTAGATAGTTGATTCATGCgatgaacaaaataaatatttaagataatatCATATTGAAACGATAAATGTAAAATAGAAACTGTAAAGATTTTTTAAAGacaatgtaatataatatttaagtttaagatataataaattatgtcttaattatattaaattctgAATAGCTTTCTTGTAAGTATTAGAAATTATATCATACAAATAATTTCAtgtgaaaattattataaatgcaTGTGAAAATTTACTCATAATTTTACATATGGATTGTGTAAAATTATGTCGTAATAAGCAACAAATCACTATCTAATATTTGATTCTGCCTTGGTGATAGGACTTCCGCAGTCagtcatttaatattttttactattcattccTGTTGAGTTTCTCTTGGTCTTAAGTTTCAGTTTTCTTGCTTGCAAAATTTTTAAGATTCACCATGCAAGCAACTTGTTAGTTAGTAAAAACGGCGTTGTCGAATCTATAAGAACGTGAAGCATTTTTAAAGTCCTATAACTTCATAAGCAGATGAACTTCTTTGACCAAAATTTtgatacttttaatataaaaaaattaccgtAGGCAGATATAAGTTCGGACATTTCCAGTCGTGAaagttttaacttaattttatttatacttttttatgatctaagtaataaaaattaaactcatCACTTTATAAAACCGGTGTCTAACTATTGTACTTAAATCGAAGTATAACTTCATAGCTTTAATTAGTATGGTTTTAACTTTAATGAATAAATCAAtgtgtaattttaattacattttcacatctttttatttttaaattttatgtaaattGGAAAATTATTATGCGATTAAAGTTTTAGATTTTATGCGATAAATGTTAGCGATTAAAGTTTTAGATTTTATGcgataattttaattacatttcgAGGATGATTACATTTAGGAAGATGTCGCTATAACAATAAGTTTTAGATGCCGATCTTAATTTTTACCTTCAATTATTTCATCACAAATTTGGACACGATGCAAATACCTCAATAAACTTGAtaactttttaaagaaatttaaaagtgCTTTCATAAATAACAAATACTTTCTTAAATTTGGTATGTTGAGAAGA
This sequence is a window from Vigna angularis cultivar LongXiaoDou No.4 chromosome 2, ASM1680809v1, whole genome shotgun sequence. Protein-coding genes within it:
- the LOC108328730 gene encoding LOW QUALITY PROTEIN: lysine histidine transporter 2 (The sequence of the model RefSeq protein was modified relative to this genomic sequence to represent the inferred CDS: deleted 1 base in 1 codon; substituted 1 base at 1 genomic stop codon), with the protein product MNHSEENNDVDVAAAAARQKKIDDWLPVTASRNAKWWYSTFHNLTAMVGAGVLTLPFAMSNMGWGPGATVLLLSWIITLYTLWQMVEMHEMVPGKRFDRYHELGRHAFGDKLGLWIVIPQQIIVEVGTCIVYTITGAKSLKKVHDTICPDCRDIRTSYWIVIFASVNFVLAQLCPNFNSISAISFGAAAMSLMYSTISWCASIAKGVEPDVNYGLRATNSTDAVFNFLSALGDVAFAYAGHNVVLEIQATMPSTPETPSKKPMWRGVILAYIGVAFCYLPVAFIGYYVFGNSVDDNILITLERPSWLIATANLFVFAHVVGGXQVFAMPVFDMIETYMVTKLNFPPSAVLRVTTRSVYVALTTLVAICIPFFGSLLGFLGGFASAPTSFFLPCIIWLKLIKPKRYGLSWTINWICIVLGVLLMILSPIAAMRNIIMSAKDYKFFS
- the LOC108327869 gene encoding uncharacterized protein LOC108327869 is translated as MEEEIKSEFKSSGFDVEDEQEILRKCVTFCTNYSFTPSELVSSWEVYYLNRQLNEPVVESAEIDGFLLQLQNEKKEDSVKEREEGGLHMYSIGDVEMHLNNDDDTKDDTPGTPINHHHDLLSPSTDPISLMYENVLSSGKASKSKLITPFSKRTDRFSVKFSINTLPSVENGKQEPHHEYTENDEDDVVRRVPQRERCSLVIHGSGLKPCCKFMYDRMEDRLNAIENRIRKHTRAFVASGLYEEPTDPTSASQRSIFAVGMICCDAEGRLNEKSVMLQSSIEHSGGECVRLDLQRLNHYSIFPGQVVGIGGHNPSGHCFIASKLVDSIPIISVADENLNPLKKQAIDKESQSTDTIYKQRELSMIIAAGPFTTTDNLLFEPLTELLQYAKRRPPQLLVLLGPFVDSELPDIKKGTVDRSFDEIFHSEIVRKLEDYVERVGSGTRVLLVPSIRDANHDFVFPQPALEINLSDFKSQIVSLANPGIFEANEVKVGCCTVDVLKQISGEEISRTAADGKPIDRMSRLTNHILNQQSFYPLYPPAESVPLDFSLAPEALKLSLVPDVLILPSDIKHFVKVLSSESEGINNTKCIAVNPGRLAKGEGGGTFVELHYGGGSNLINASIVGI